One window of Colius striatus isolate bColStr4 chromosome 16, bColStr4.1.hap1, whole genome shotgun sequence genomic DNA carries:
- the LOC104560713 gene encoding protein-glutamine gamma-glutamyltransferase 6, whose product MAALKIANINWQTKLNKAAHHTSDYSSTEVILRRGQPFNITLNLQTPEQSGGNFIFIASTGPSPAESQQTKAVFNLFEEDASGWSATQEPSEPGCMSFTIFSPANAVIGRYKLKLQTVSGNKVSSTFLGQFVLLFNPWCPNDDVYMPNEKERWEYVLNDSGIIFQGLEKHIQQEAWNYGQFEEDILDISLAILDRSLNHRQDPAADVSKRNNPVYVSRVISATVNSNDEKGVVEGKWNGKYRSGTNPLRWSGSVTILRKWYRKRYKPVRYGQCWVFAGVMCTVLRSLGIPTRVITNFNSAHDRNINLSIDKYIDISGKTLHLTEDSVWNFHVWNESWFIRRDLGSFYDGWQVLDATPQERSKGIYQCGPASTRAIKEGDVNLDYDSSFVFAAVNADYVTWIHYSKKRKERIYSDTRKIGKFISTKAVGTNSRVDVTASYKYPEGSTKERQVYKKALKLLGVRRAGKRNKITRPRRRASVARRQNMAQPVQKPSIAGKIILDAPPVIGQDIPLTFSLRNLVSDFKTIKVKLRASAILYTRRPKAEILQLSRSIKLGSEEVKAISFEISYSQYKNSLMDDRKILVTAVCETEQGASLLVEKDIVLQDPFLTIKVLGPTVVHKAVNVQVTFTNPLSEVVTDCVLRAEGSGLLKEELRINVLRMAPMESSMVEFEIIPYKSGTRQLQVDLVCTHFSDIKGYVMLDVAPAQ is encoded by the exons CCCTGAAAATAGCAAACATCAACTGGCAAACCAAACTAAATAAAGCTGCACACCACACCTCTGATTACAGTAGCACAGAAGTTATCTTGAGGAGAGGACAACCCTTCAACATCACTCTGAACCTCCAAACACCAGAGCAATCTGGAGGTAACTTCATCTTCATTGCAAGCACAG GACCATCTCCAGCAGAATCGCAGCAGACCAAGGCTGTATTTAACCTTTTTGAGGAGGATGCCAGTGGCTGGAGTGCAACCCAAGAACCCAGTGAGCCTGGCTGCATGAGCTTTACAATATTCAGCCCAGCCAATGCTGTCATTGGACGATACAAACTCAAACTCCAGACTGTTTCTGGGAACAAGGTCTCTTCAACATTCCTGGGCCAGTTTGTGCTACTCTTCAATCCATGGTGTCCAA ATGATGATGTCTATATGCCCAATGAAAAGGAACGATGGGAGTACGTCCTGAACGACAGCGGAATCATATTTCAGGGACTGGAAAAACATATTCAACAAGAAGCTTGGAACTATGGTCAG tttgaagAGGATATCCTTGATATCTCTCTGGCTATACTGGATCGAAGCCTGAACCATCGTCAAGATCCGGCTGCTGATGTATCCAAACGAAACAATCCTGTCTACGTGAGCAGAGTTATCAGTGCTACG GTTAACAGCAATGATGAAAAAGGAGTAGTGGAAGGGAAGTGGAATGGAAAGTACCGCTCAGGAACCAACCCCTTGCGGTGGAGTGGAAGTGTGACCATCCTTCGAAAGTGGTACAGGAAGAGATACAAACCTGTTCGGTATGGCCAGTGCTGGGTCTTTGCAGGAGTAATGTGCACAG TGCTGAGATCCTTGGGAATACCTACTCGTGTTATTACAAACTTCAACTCTGCCCATGACAGGAATATAAATCTGAGTATTGATAAGTACATTGACATTTCTGGAAAGACCCTGCACTTGACTGAAGACAGTGTGTG GAATTTCCATGTCTGGAATGAAAGCTGGTTCATTAGAAGAGATCTTGGTTCTTTTTATGATGGGTGGCAGGTTCTGGATGCAACACCCCAGGAAAGAAGCAAAG GCATATATCAGTGTGGTCCTGCCTCCACCAGAGCTATTAAAGAAGGGGATGTGAACTTGGATTATGACAGCTCATTTGTGTTTGCAGCAGTGAATGCTGACTATGTTACTTGGATTCACtatagcaaaaaaagaaaagagagaatttatTCTGATACTAGGAAGATTGGAAAATTTATCAGCACCAAGGCAGTGGGCACCAACTCCCGTGTGGATGTCACTGCAAGTTACAAATATCCAGAAG GATCCACAAAAGAAAGGCAGGTGTATAAAAAAGCACTGAAGCTGCTTGGTGTGAgaagagctggaaaaagaaacaaaattacaagACCTAGAAGACGAGCTTCAGTAGCACGGAGACAAAATATGGCACAGCCTGTACAAAAACCCAGTATCGCAGGGAAGATAATTCTTGATGCACCTCCTGTAATTGGCCAGGATATCCCCCTTACTTTCTCACTCAGGAATTTGGTCTCAGATTTCAAGACCATAAAGGTTAAACTGAGGGCTTCAGCCATTCTCTACACAAGAAGACCAAAGGCAGAGATTTTGCAGTTGTCTAGATCTATTAAACTTGGATCTGAAGAag TGAAAGCAATTTCATTCGAGATCTCCTATTCTCAGTACAAAAACTCTCTGATGGATGACAGGAAAATCCTAGTAACTGCTGTGTGTGAAACCGAACAGGGAGCTTCACTTCTAGTGGAGAAGGATATTGTACTTCAGGATCCTTTTCTCACCATCAAG GTCCTTGGTCCAACAGTGGTACACAAGGCTGTTAATGTGCAGGTCACATTTACCAACCCACTGTCTGAAGTGGTGACAGACTGTGTGCTGAGAGCAGAAGGTAGCGGCCTACTCAAAGAGGAACT